A single window of Senegalia massiliensis DNA harbors:
- a CDS encoding AfsR/SARP family transcriptional regulator, producing MAKLKIYLLGRVDILLNDESILHKLSHKSIGILSYMAEQRHKKFNRNKIADIFWDSNDFDTSRYNLRYNIWQLRKLFKQKNEKIDPFISDKETISLNDNIDIYVDVEEFQKGVENQDINSLEKIKKLYKGEFLEGFYIKDSPEFNDWVFYEREKLQRNYIKILTKLKDSYKDRREYQKAIKILEDKLSINPLKESLYLELINIYIQIGDRNKALHHYNRCVKRLREELNISPAIEIKNAYKNIMNRNNKTDIKEIPKPNLINTKNKYSNLYIIKEHDKEKFIENSIFLKSYPLGDIEYYVLSELIDKIIKKYDEILLKVDDSYLYNVCFVNSKVQRYIRDKNVLLNMATKINIFKSLEKIIEQVSLEEDVTIVVDKFKFIDDISLEFIEFILYRENIKNIKIIIISEEYNEKVEKLKNIKGGKK from the coding sequence ATGGCTAAATTAAAAATATATTTATTAGGTAGAGTCGATATACTTTTAAATGATGAATCCATTTTACATAAATTAAGTCATAAATCAATAGGCATATTAAGTTATATGGCAGAACAAAGGCATAAAAAGTTTAATAGAAATAAAATAGCTGATATATTTTGGGATTCAAATGATTTTGATACAAGTAGATATAATTTAAGATATAACATATGGCAACTTAGAAAATTATTTAAACAAAAAAATGAAAAAATTGATCCATTTATTTCTGACAAAGAAACAATAAGTTTAAATGACAATATAGATATATATGTAGATGTAGAAGAATTCCAAAAGGGAGTAGAAAATCAAGATATAAATTCATTGGAAAAAATAAAAAAATTGTATAAAGGAGAATTTTTGGAGGGATTTTATATAAAAGATAGTCCTGAATTTAATGATTGGGTATTTTATGAAAGAGAAAAACTTCAGAGAAATTACATAAAAATTTTGACTAAACTAAAAGATAGTTACAAAGACAGAAGAGAATATCAAAAGGCAATAAAAATATTAGAAGATAAATTATCAATTAATCCTCTAAAAGAAAGTTTGTATTTAGAACTTATAAATATATATATTCAAATAGGTGATAGAAATAAAGCACTACACCACTATAATAGATGTGTAAAAAGATTAAGAGAAGAATTAAATATTAGTCCAGCAATTGAAATAAAAAATGCATATAAAAACATAATGAATAGAAATAATAAAACAGATATAAAAGAAATACCAAAGCCTAATCTAATAAATACTAAAAATAAATACTCTAATTTATATATAATAAAAGAACATGATAAAGAAAAATTTATAGAAAATTCAATATTCCTTAAATCTTATCCATTAGGGGATATAGAATATTATGTATTATCAGAATTAATAGATAAAATAATAAAAAAATATGATGAAATTTTGTTAAAAGTAGATGATAGTTATTTATATAATGTTTGTTTTGTTAATTCTAAGGTACAGAGATATATAAGGGATAAAAACGTTTTATTAAATATGGCTACAAAAATAAATATTTTTAAATCATTAGAAAAGATAATAGAACAAGTATCTCTAGAAGAAGATGTAACAATAGTGGTAGATAAGTTTAAATTTATAGATGATATTTCTTTAGAATTTATAGAATTTATATTATATAGAGAAAATATAAAAAACATAAAAATAATAATTATTTCGGAAGAATATAATGAAAAAGTTGAGAAATTGAAAAATATAAAAGGAGGTAAAAAATGA
- a CDS encoding NAD(P)/FAD-dependent oxidoreductase, with translation MKSLFSTLKIGNMELKNRIAMAPMSLGYESEDGLINEKMSDYWEERAKGGTALIIVDAVTVDRSAPYLGNTTGLFDDSQIPSFKKFTDKIHAHGARVIPQITHPGPESISAFFGVTPVAPSVYPNALGNMTRELTIDEIKSIEEKYGQAALRAKKAGCDGIELHCAHAYMLAGAFLSPLRNKRTDIYGGSLDNRARFVFEVIDSIKEKAGEDFPIILRMSGDEKIPGGNTLDDMLYLVPKFIERGISAFEVSGGTQYEKPWNIIPCHGTEEFINLKEAKKIKEISSIPVITVGKINDPNLADNMIEKGYIDGVVIGRALLADSEFANKAKTGRIEDVAPCVGCGLGCIGEQSKRKPGTCVINPALGREKELEIKSTNKFKRVLVIGGGVAGLEAARVAALRGHDVTLIEKENKLGGQINIAVMPPFKQSLSKWVIYLTKQIEKLGVKVILGSEATEEFVEQLNPYTIMIATGAEASIPPIKGVENEKVTTSHKILSGEKYIPRGNVLVIGGGMVGCETAEMLKHNARGKMNVTIVEALEDIALDDVPNNKIPMTKRLIANGANIYTETKVDSIKENSIVVERNGKKEELIGFTDIVLACGAKSVNQISETLKGSAEEIHVIGDAKDPRRALEAIREGSEIARII, from the coding sequence TTGAAAAGTCTTTTTAGTACATTAAAAATAGGAAACATGGAACTTAAAAATAGAATAGCTATGGCTCCTATGTCACTTGGTTATGAATCTGAAGATGGTTTAATAAATGAAAAAATGAGTGATTATTGGGAAGAAAGGGCAAAAGGTGGTACAGCCCTTATAATAGTAGATGCAGTGACAGTAGATAGGTCAGCACCTTATTTAGGAAATACAACAGGTTTATTTGATGATAGTCAAATACCATCATTTAAGAAATTTACAGATAAAATTCATGCTCATGGGGCAAGGGTAATACCACAAATAACACATCCAGGACCAGAATCAATATCTGCATTTTTTGGTGTAACACCAGTAGCACCTTCTGTATATCCTAATGCTTTAGGTAATATGACAAGAGAACTTACTATAGATGAAATAAAGTCAATAGAAGAAAAATATGGGCAAGCTGCTTTAAGGGCAAAAAAAGCAGGTTGTGATGGAATAGAATTACATTGTGCCCATGCATATATGTTAGCAGGTGCATTTTTATCTCCTCTTAGAAATAAAAGAACAGATATTTATGGAGGAAGCTTAGATAATAGAGCAAGATTTGTATTTGAAGTAATAGATAGCATAAAAGAAAAAGCAGGTGAGGATTTCCCTATAATTCTTAGAATGTCAGGAGACGAAAAAATACCTGGAGGAAATACTTTAGACGATATGTTATATCTTGTGCCAAAGTTTATAGAAAGAGGAATATCAGCATTTGAAGTATCAGGTGGAACACAATATGAAAAACCATGGAATATAATTCCTTGTCATGGAACAGAAGAATTTATAAATTTAAAGGAAGCTAAAAAAATAAAAGAAATTTCATCTATACCAGTAATTACAGTAGGAAAAATAAATGATCCAAATTTAGCTGATAACATGATAGAAAAAGGCTATATAGATGGAGTAGTAATTGGTAGAGCGTTATTAGCCGATTCTGAGTTTGCAAACAAAGCAAAGACAGGAAGAATAGAAGATGTAGCACCATGTGTAGGTTGTGGATTAGGATGTATAGGAGAACAATCTAAAAGAAAACCAGGAACTTGTGTTATAAATCCAGCACTTGGTAGAGAAAAAGAATTAGAAATAAAAAGTACAAATAAATTTAAAAGAGTACTTGTAATAGGTGGAGGAGTAGCAGGGCTTGAAGCAGCTAGAGTAGCAGCACTTAGAGGACATGATGTAACATTAATTGAAAAAGAAAATAAATTAGGTGGACAAATAAATATAGCAGTTATGCCACCATTTAAACAATCTTTATCTAAATGGGTTATATATTTAACAAAACAAATAGAAAAATTAGGTGTAAAAGTAATATTAGGTAGTGAGGCAACAGAAGAATTTGTAGAACAATTAAATCCTTATACAATAATGATAGCAACAGGTGCAGAGGCAAGTATTCCACCAATTAAAGGTGTGGAAAACGAGAAAGTTACTACATCTCATAAAATATTATCTGGAGAAAAATATATACCTAGAGGAAATGTATTAGTAATAGGTGGAGGAATGGTAGGTTGTGAAACAGCAGAAATGTTAAAACATAATGCTCGTGGAAAGATGAATGTAACAATAGTAGAAGCATTAGAAGATATTGCATTAGATGACGTACCAAACAATAAAATACCTATGACAAAAAGACTTATTGCAAATGGAGCGAATATTTATACTGAGACAAAAGTAGATAGTATAAAGGAAAACAGTATAGTAGTAGAAAGAAATGGTAAAAAAGAAGAATTAATAGGATTTACAGATATAGTACTTGCATGTGGTGCAAAATCAGTAAATCAAATCAGTGAAACATTAAAGGGCAGTGCAGAAGAAATACATGTAATAGGAGATGCTAAAGACCCAAGAAGAGCATTAGAAGCAATAAGAGAAGGTTCAGAAATAGCAAGAATAATATAA
- a CDS encoding M20 family metallopeptidase, translating to MTQKYREYINEENIVELLSSLIEIESPYFREDKIMEYAHDLLKKKNIPTEIHEYEDKKITKFKGKNVIGNLKGKGKGPKILLNGHLDTVEICEGWEYNPLKATREGNRLYGLGALDMKSGIAAIILALEAFKNTVDEFDGEILYTLVSDEEGPFGLGTDALIQNGYTKDVDVAIVPEPSSGFSACDFPCVCLGARGGYNYSVKLKGKSSHAAAPELGINAITDASKVILELENMEGLKDDKLGEGSFALIEMNGGGAACSVADTAEFTVFRHIVRGEDKDYIVDEVNRAVEKANIKSKVEINFREAPHDEADGFLPYTVDEENEYTLALQNSIKNITGKEGQTSYFTSIGDFNYLGTRVNVPTFVFGPHGENYHSSNEYVLIDTVVKTAEVIYDFLKTTLNAK from the coding sequence TTGACACAAAAATATAGGGAATATATAAATGAGGAAAATATAGTAGAATTGTTATCCTCACTTATAGAAATAGAAAGCCCTTATTTCAGAGAAGATAAAATAATGGAATATGCACATGATTTATTAAAGAAAAAAAATATTCCAACAGAAATACATGAATATGAAGATAAAAAGATAACAAAATTTAAAGGTAAAAATGTAATAGGGAATTTAAAAGGAAAAGGCAAAGGTCCAAAGATATTATTAAATGGACACTTAGATACAGTAGAAATATGTGAAGGATGGGAGTACAACCCATTAAAAGCAACAAGAGAAGGAAATCGTTTGTATGGGCTTGGTGCCCTTGATATGAAATCAGGAATAGCAGCTATAATACTTGCTTTAGAAGCATTTAAAAATACAGTAGATGAGTTTGATGGAGAAATACTTTATACATTAGTATCAGATGAGGAAGGTCCATTTGGATTAGGGACAGATGCACTTATACAAAATGGATATACAAAAGATGTAGATGTAGCAATAGTTCCAGAACCTAGTAGTGGATTTTCAGCATGTGATTTTCCATGTGTATGTCTTGGAGCAAGAGGTGGATACAATTATAGTGTTAAATTAAAAGGAAAGTCTTCTCATGCTGCAGCACCAGAACTTGGAATAAATGCAATAACTGATGCATCTAAAGTCATATTAGAGTTAGAAAATATGGAAGGATTAAAAGATGATAAATTAGGTGAAGGCTCTTTTGCACTAATAGAAATGAATGGTGGAGGAGCAGCATGTAGTGTAGCAGATACTGCAGAATTTACAGTATTTAGACATATAGTAAGAGGAGAAGACAAAGACTATATAGTAGATGAAGTAAATAGAGCAGTAGAAAAAGCAAATATAAAGAGTAAAGTAGAGATAAACTTTAGAGAAGCACCACATGATGAGGCAGATGGATTTTTACCTTATACAGTAGATGAAGAAAATGAATATACTTTAGCATTACAAAATAGTATAAAAAATATTACTGGAAAAGAAGGTCAAACAAGTTATTTTACAAGTATAGGTGACTTTAATTATTTAGGAACAAGAGTAAATGTACCTACATTTGTATTTGGACCTCATGGTGAAAATTATCATAGTAGTAATGAATATGTACTTATAGATACTGTAGTAAAAACTGCAGAAGTAATATATGATTTCTTAAAGACAACATTAAATGCAAAATAA
- a CDS encoding FAD-dependent oxidoreductase → MKFEKLFTPIKIREMEMRNRVVFPAMGTKMPSEDKFVTEKLINYHVARAEGGNGLNMVEVTSVHAPSAPTYFLSIADDKYIPEFKKLTDAIRNVGGKSAIQLWQGGTAVASDREAMIIVPSEMNMPGTDIMLPAAKTETIWEIIDAYGKAAKRAEEAGFDAIELHAGHSYSLHTFLSPAFNKREDEFGGSFENRARYLLETIKSIRKNISADMPLFMRIHAHDDYLENGLTIDDIIKVCKLAGEEGVDVLDVSRGNMFSAAIKYEVPPVDVERGFNVDNAAKIRKETGMITVAVGRINSPDQAEKILEDDRADMVVMGRAQLADAEFCNKAKAGDEDSIVYCVGCNQGCFDGFTDPTMPHITCLRNPALGLEKEMELQKTENPKKVFIAGGGIAGMEAAITLKRRGHEPVLFEKENSLGGQFALAGMAPRKGEMKDAMDKMADMTKREGVEIRLQTPLAKQIIQSENPDEIIIAVGAKTIELGIEGKDFDHVYNSHEVLAGSVKPEGEVVVIGGGLVGLEVAEYLAERGNKASVVEMMDEVGKDLGQLRKISVMESMYKNGIKSYTNSKCLAIKENSIVIKEEEKTEEIKADAVVIAIGAKSRQANDIKEYCDENNISYHVVGDAFKARRALNATAEAAKIAREI, encoded by the coding sequence ATGAAATTTGAAAAATTATTTACACCTATAAAAATAAGAGAAATGGAAATGAGAAATAGAGTGGTATTTCCAGCAATGGGAACAAAAATGCCTTCAGAAGATAAATTTGTAACAGAAAAATTAATAAACTATCATGTAGCAAGAGCAGAAGGTGGAAATGGACTTAATATGGTAGAAGTAACATCAGTTCATGCTCCTTCAGCACCTACTTATTTTTTATCAATAGCAGATGATAAGTATATACCTGAATTTAAAAAATTAACAGATGCCATAAGAAATGTAGGAGGAAAATCAGCTATTCAATTATGGCAAGGAGGTACAGCAGTAGCAAGTGATAGAGAAGCTATGATAATAGTACCAAGTGAAATGAATATGCCAGGAACAGATATAATGTTGCCAGCAGCAAAGACAGAAACAATTTGGGAAATAATAGATGCTTATGGTAAAGCAGCAAAAAGAGCAGAAGAAGCTGGATTTGATGCAATAGAACTTCATGCAGGACATAGTTATTCACTTCATACATTCTTATCTCCAGCATTTAATAAAAGAGAAGATGAATTTGGTGGCTCATTTGAAAATAGAGCAAGATATTTACTTGAAACAATAAAATCAATAAGAAAAAATATATCAGCAGATATGCCATTATTTATGAGAATACATGCCCATGATGATTATCTTGAAAATGGACTTACAATAGATGACATTATAAAAGTATGTAAGTTAGCAGGAGAAGAAGGTGTAGATGTATTAGATGTTTCCCGTGGAAATATGTTCTCAGCTGCAATAAAATATGAAGTACCACCAGTAGATGTGGAAAGAGGATTTAATGTTGATAATGCAGCGAAAATAAGAAAAGAAACAGGAATGATTACAGTAGCAGTAGGAAGAATAAATAGTCCAGACCAAGCAGAAAAAATATTAGAAGATGATCGAGCAGATATGGTTGTAATGGGTAGAGCACAACTTGCAGATGCAGAATTTTGTAATAAAGCAAAAGCAGGAGACGAAGATTCTATAGTATATTGTGTAGGCTGTAATCAAGGATGTTTTGATGGATTTACAGATCCAACTATGCCACATATAACATGCCTTAGAAATCCAGCACTTGGACTTGAAAAGGAAATGGAACTCCAAAAGACAGAGAATCCTAAAAAAGTATTTATTGCAGGTGGAGGAATAGCTGGAATGGAAGCTGCAATAACACTTAAAAGAAGAGGACATGAGCCAGTATTATTTGAAAAAGAAAATTCACTAGGAGGACAATTTGCTCTAGCAGGTATGGCGCCAAGAAAAGGTGAAATGAAAGATGCAATGGATAAAATGGCAGATATGACAAAAAGAGAAGGTGTAGAAATTAGACTACAAACACCACTTGCAAAACAAATAATACAATCAGAAAATCCAGATGAAATCATAATAGCAGTAGGAGCAAAAACCATAGAATTGGGAATAGAAGGAAAAGATTTTGACCATGTATATAACTCTCATGAAGTTCTTGCAGGAAGTGTAAAGCCGGAAGGTGAAGTAGTAGTAATAGGTGGAGGGCTTGTAGGACTTGAAGTAGCAGAATATTTAGCAGAAAGAGGAAATAAAGCATCAGTAGTTGAAATGATGGATGAAGTAGGAAAAGATTTAGGACAACTTAGAAAAATATCTGTTATGGAAAGCATGTATAAAAACGGAATCAAAAGCTATACAAATTCTAAATGTTTAGCAATAAAGGAAAATAGCATAGTAATAAAAGAAGAAGAAAAAACTGAAGAAATAAAAGCAGATGCAGTAGTAATAGCAATAGGTGCAAAATCAAGACAAGCAAATGATATAAAAGAATATTGCGATGAAAATAATATTTCATACCATGTAGTAGGCGATGCATTTAAAGCAAGACGTGCATTAAATGCTACAGCAGAAGCAGCAAAAATAGCAAGAGAAATATAA
- a CDS encoding amidohydrolase yields the protein MKNVDLILYNGDILTIDENLNTVNWIAIDKGNIIDIGNHDEYKKYIETAKEKIDLMGKTVLPGFYDSHVHLVQTGLNLLSVDLSDVESIGELQERIRKAADKKPECQLIRGIGYDDLRVAEGRMPTRYELDKCAPNHPVWINRVEYHISSVNSMALNSLNIPFDLEGIIRDERGLPDGRLKDKASAYIRGQILNNFSDSIRKKGVNKALNLAISKGVTTVGALEGGFVFHNRDAEFIINNKKKFPIDINLFYQTIDVNMVKEKQLNRIGGCIFLDGSFGSRNAALKEDYSDQKNNKGRLFFSQEELNEFILNAHKENLQITVHAIGDRAIEQILNSYEYAIAKYKRENHRHRIEHFELPSDEHIKRAKDLGLVLSMQPSYEYYWGDKGDLYDKRLGERRKRTNPLKKIIESGLIIAGGSDSDVTKIDPLLGIHTAVNHPNKEYSISAIEAIKLFTINGAYSVFEENIKGSIEIGKFADLVVLDKNPLKVKKEKIKDINVELTLKQGDIIFRNKGDIYG from the coding sequence GTGAAAAATGTAGATTTAATATTATACAATGGAGATATATTAACTATAGATGAAAATCTAAATACAGTTAATTGGATAGCTATAGATAAAGGGAATATAATAGATATAGGAAACCATGATGAATATAAAAAATATATAGAAACTGCAAAAGAAAAAATAGATTTAATGGGAAAAACAGTATTACCAGGATTTTATGATAGTCATGTTCATCTTGTACAAACAGGATTAAATTTATTATCTGTAGATTTAAGTGATGTAGAAAGTATAGGAGAATTACAAGAAAGAATAAGAAAAGCTGCAGATAAAAAACCAGAATGTCAACTTATAAGGGGTATAGGTTATGATGATTTAAGAGTAGCTGAAGGTCGCATGCCTACAAGATATGAATTAGATAAATGTGCTCCAAATCATCCTGTATGGATAAATAGAGTAGAATATCATATAAGTTCAGTCAATTCAATGGCACTAAACAGCTTAAATATACCATTTGATTTAGAGGGTATAATAAGAGATGAAAGAGGACTTCCTGATGGAAGATTAAAAGATAAAGCTAGTGCATATATTAGGGGGCAAATACTAAATAACTTTTCAGATAGCATAAGAAAAAAAGGTGTAAATAAAGCATTAAATTTAGCAATTAGCAAAGGTGTAACTACAGTTGGAGCATTGGAAGGTGGATTTGTATTTCATAATAGAGATGCAGAATTCATAATAAATAATAAGAAAAAATTTCCTATAGACATAAATTTGTTTTATCAAACAATAGATGTAAATATGGTAAAAGAAAAGCAGCTAAATAGAATTGGTGGATGTATATTTTTAGATGGTTCATTTGGATCAAGAAATGCAGCCTTAAAAGAAGATTATTCAGACCAAAAAAATAATAAAGGTAGACTTTTCTTTTCACAAGAAGAATTAAATGAATTTATATTAAATGCACATAAAGAAAATTTACAAATAACAGTACATGCTATAGGTGATAGAGCAATAGAGCAAATATTAAATTCATATGAATATGCAATTGCAAAGTATAAAAGGGAAAATCATAGACATAGAATAGAACATTTTGAATTACCATCAGATGAACATATAAAAAGAGCTAAAGATTTAGGATTAGTATTATCCATGCAACCCTCTTATGAGTATTATTGGGGAGATAAAGGCGATTTATATGATAAAAGATTAGGTGAAAGAAGAAAAAGAACAAACCCACTAAAGAAAATTATAGAATCAGGGTTAATTATAGCAGGAGGTTCAGATAGTGATGTAACAAAAATAGATCCACTTTTAGGGATACATACAGCAGTAAATCATCCAAATAAAGAATATTCAATATCAGCTATAGAAGCTATAAAGTTATTTACTATTAATGGAGCTTATTCTGTATTTGAAGAAAATATTAAAGGGTCAATAGAAATAGGTAAATTTGCAGATTTAGTAGTATTAGATAAAAATCCTTTAAAAGTGAAAAAAGAAAAAATAAAAGATATAAATGTAGAATTAACATTAAAACAAGGCGATATAATATTTAGAAATAAAGGTGATATATATGGCTAA
- a CDS encoding ECF transporter S component: MNTKNLVRTSLLLALALVFQIGFREFAQPLVGPLVNMTLILSVLMIGPTSGVIIGSLTPIIAFIMGIIGLAPLIPIIVIGNILFVLSFYIINKMNIKFTNWISVIIAALIKFSTLALAVRMILPLFIPKVPPAIIATFTFPQLYTAIIGGILAIIIYPRGFKKTQKI, encoded by the coding sequence ATGAATACTAAAAATTTAGTTAGAACATCTTTATTGTTAGCGCTTGCATTAGTATTTCAAATAGGATTTAGAGAATTTGCACAGCCTTTAGTAGGACCACTTGTGAATATGACTCTTATACTATCAGTACTTATGATAGGGCCTACATCAGGGGTGATAATTGGATCACTTACACCAATAATAGCATTTATAATGGGAATTATAGGTCTTGCTCCTCTTATTCCAATAATAGTTATAGGAAATATATTATTTGTGTTATCATTTTATATAATAAATAAAATGAATATAAAATTTACTAATTGGATTTCAGTAATAATAGCTGCATTAATAAAGTTTAGTACTTTAGCTTTAGCAGTTAGAATGATATTACCTCTATTTATACCTAAAGTACCACCAGCTATAATAGCTACATTTACATTTCCACAACTTTATACAGCAATAATAGGAGGAATACTAGCAATAATAATTTATCCTCGTGGTTTCAAAAAAACTCAAAAGATTTAA
- a CDS encoding sigma-54 interaction domain-containing protein: MKKDEKAIKKAWTEFFINDKDDISGVRDIIKKSWIRTKNYGVDVTNEKVEDEFQKKQEQAIKKMASFIDIVRPFMIQLFNIIKETGFMITLIDKNGFILDTYISANIPETSNNSTANLSEEYIGTNAMGTSIYLDKPIETWGYENSYKGFHEFTTSAAPIHDIDNKLIGSIGITGYRDTFSTHTLGMVVAVAYAIENELRLTEIKKDKYLTKSYNFRKDKDKDKKELYDFSDIIGNSHELNGAKNQAKIASKNNSNILILGESGTGKELFAQSIHKNSIRCNKPFIAVNCGALPLTLAESELFGYSPGSFTGAKKEGQMGKFEMADGGTIFLDEIGEMPLSIQASLLRVIQDREVIRIGANKSKKIDVRIIAATNRNLFEEVEKGNFRMDLFYRINVFTINIPPLRKRIEDIKPLIQYFIEKYNNVFNSNINNISKTVENIFMTYRWPGNVREIENIIERAVQIASDNVIDIKDLPVNLQLNNQNNSDLKSNILKNKEYNTIIDFLSETKGNVKATAENLGIGRATLYRKLSKYNIDIEQYRY, from the coding sequence ATGAAAAAGGACGAAAAAGCAATAAAAAAAGCATGGACTGAGTTTTTTATAAATGATAAAGATGATATATCAGGTGTGAGAGATATAATAAAAAAATCATGGATTAGAACCAAAAATTATGGAGTAGATGTAACCAATGAAAAAGTAGAAGATGAGTTTCAAAAAAAACAAGAACAAGCTATAAAAAAGATGGCTTCTTTCATAGATATAGTACGTCCTTTTATGATACAACTATTTAATATAATAAAAGAAACAGGATTTATGATTACTCTTATAGATAAAAATGGATTTATATTAGACACATATATATCAGCTAATATACCTGAGACATCTAATAATTCCACAGCTAATTTAAGCGAAGAATATATAGGAACAAATGCCATGGGAACCTCTATATATTTAGACAAGCCAATAGAAACATGGGGTTATGAAAATAGCTACAAAGGGTTTCATGAATTTACAACATCAGCTGCTCCAATACATGATATAGATAATAAATTAATAGGAAGTATAGGAATAACAGGATATAGAGATACATTTTCTACACATACATTAGGTATGGTAGTAGCAGTAGCATATGCTATAGAAAATGAACTAAGACTTACAGAAATAAAAAAAGATAAATATCTTACTAAAAGCTATAATTTTAGAAAAGATAAAGATAAAGATAAAAAAGAACTATATGATTTTTCTGATATAATAGGTAATTCTCATGAGTTAAATGGTGCGAAAAATCAAGCTAAAATAGCATCTAAGAATAATTCAAATATATTAATATTAGGAGAAAGTGGTACAGGTAAGGAGTTATTTGCCCAATCAATTCATAAAAATAGCATAAGATGTAATAAGCCTTTCATTGCAGTAAATTGTGGGGCACTACCTTTAACACTTGCAGAAAGTGAATTATTTGGATATTCTCCAGGTTCATTTACAGGTGCTAAAAAAGAAGGTCAAATGGGAAAGTTTGAAATGGCAGATGGGGGAACTATATTTTTAGATGAAATAGGAGAAATGCCTTTATCTATTCAAGCATCACTTCTTAGAGTAATTCAAGATAGAGAAGTAATAAGAATTGGAGCAAATAAAAGCAAAAAAATAGATGTAAGAATAATAGCAGCAACAAATAGAAATCTTTTTGAAGAAGTAGAAAAAGGTAATTTTAGAATGGATTTATTTTATAGAATAAATGTATTTACAATAAATATTCCGCCACTTAGAAAGAGAATAGAAGATATTAAACCTCTCATTCAGTATTTTATAGAAAAATATAATAATGTATTTAATAGCAATATAAATAATATTTCAAAAACAGTTGAAAATATATTTATGACATATAGATGGCCTGGTAATGTACGAGAAATTGAAAATATAATAGAGAGAGCAGTTCAAATAGCATCAGATAATGTGATAGATATAAAAGATTTACCTGTTAATTTACAATTAAATAATCAAAATAATAGTGATTTAAAATCTAATATATTAAAAAATAAGGAATATAATACTATAATAGATTTTTTAAGTGAAACTAAAGGTAATGTGAAAGCTACAGCTGAGAATCTTGGAATAGGAAGAGCAACACTTTATAGAAAGCTATCTAAATATAATATAGATATTGAACAATATAGATATTAA